The following proteins are encoded in a genomic region of Shinella zoogloeoides:
- a CDS encoding aldo/keto reductase, whose translation MKHRQLGTLDVSALGLGCMGMSHAYGPSSDETAAIRTLHRAVDLGVTLFDTAEVYGPYRNEILVGKALKPVRDKVVIATKFGFRIDDTKPSAEMITGTDSRPENVRAVAEASLKRLGVEVIDLYYQHRVDPAVPIEETVGAMAELVREGKVKALGLSEAGAETIRRAHGVHPISAVQSEYSLWTRDPEENGVLETCRELGIGFVPFSPLGRGVLTGALKKLDGLSADDFRRSLPRFEAENFDANLALVALLEEMAKEKGVAPAQLALAWVLAQGDFIVPIPGASKVPHLEQNAAAADVALTKEEAARLGELLSPARVAGGRYPQRMASMANR comes from the coding sequence ATGAAACACAGACAACTCGGCACCCTCGACGTCTCCGCTCTCGGCCTCGGCTGCATGGGCATGAGCCACGCCTACGGCCCTTCGAGCGACGAGACGGCGGCGATCAGGACGCTGCATCGCGCCGTCGATCTCGGCGTCACCCTCTTCGATACGGCCGAGGTCTACGGGCCCTACCGGAACGAGATCCTCGTCGGCAAGGCGCTGAAGCCGGTGCGCGACAAGGTGGTAATCGCCACGAAATTCGGCTTCCGCATCGACGACACGAAGCCCTCCGCAGAAATGATCACGGGCACGGACAGCCGCCCGGAAAATGTCAGGGCGGTCGCCGAGGCGTCGCTGAAGCGGCTCGGCGTCGAGGTCATCGACCTCTACTACCAGCATCGCGTCGATCCGGCCGTGCCGATCGAGGAGACGGTGGGCGCGATGGCGGAGCTGGTGCGCGAAGGCAAGGTGAAGGCGCTCGGCCTGTCGGAAGCCGGCGCCGAGACGATCCGCCGGGCGCATGGCGTGCACCCGATATCCGCCGTGCAGAGCGAATATTCGCTGTGGACCCGCGACCCGGAGGAGAACGGCGTTCTGGAAACCTGCCGGGAGCTCGGCATCGGCTTCGTGCCCTTCAGCCCGCTCGGCCGTGGCGTGCTCACCGGCGCGCTGAAGAAGCTCGACGGCCTCTCCGCCGACGATTTCCGCCGTTCGCTGCCGCGCTTCGAGGCGGAGAACTTCGATGCCAACCTGGCGCTGGTGGCGCTCCTGGAGGAGATGGCGAAGGAAAAGGGCGTGGCCCCCGCGCAGCTTGCGCTTGCCTGGGTGCTGGCGCAGGGCGATTTCATCGTGCCGATCCCCGGGGCCAGCAAGGTGCCGCATCTCGAGCAGAACGCCGCCGCCGCCGATGTCGCGCTGACGAAGGAAGAGGCCGCGCGGCTCGGCGAGCTGCTGTCGCCGGCGCGGGTCGCCGGCGGGCGCTATCCGCAGCGCATGGCCTCGATGGCGAACCGGTAG